In the genome of Carya illinoinensis cultivar Pawnee chromosome 13, C.illinoinensisPawnee_v1, whole genome shotgun sequence, the window AAATGATTAGAATAATAAGGCTTAAACATAAAAGAGAAGTATTCtaaatataaagagattatataaaaataaaaatatgctaTACATcaattactattcactccacatCTCATATTATGtagctttattttattttattttattttttctttctaatgtCAGGCTTATCACCAATTCATCTTTCTcatcaaactctctctcttcgacTTGTCTCTCATCGAATCCCCTCTCTCTCAAGTTCTCTCTCACCGAACCTCCATCCCCTCTCTCTCACCaagtcatctctctctctctatctccttgatttcaactttgggttggtttgatttttacttttttttaatcaaattttctaCACACAAGACATTGAGAGGTAGATAAagttcactacaagaaaaacgaatttttgtaactaaaatgattgttcaataaaaaatgtactATTCTTTTTCGtcaaaaatagtcattttaatcacaaaatttGTTTCTCATGTAGTGGTTAGGGGAGGGTTTCGTTGGAGCAATCGCGTTACGTTTCGTGAGAAAAATCACAAAGAAGAAGGGCAAATGAAGGGGAGGTTTGGTGGGGAGGTTTGGGGGCCAGGAGTCAGATAGAACCGATTTGTCACGTAGGGTATAAGGTGTGAGGTGGTAAACCGGCTTATGGgtaaattatttctaaaaataaatttataaattaatatgattttatctattaatatattaaaactaatttacgataaaagtattaattttttaatttaatatatcacgttatgattttataaatttatttttattatgattttataaatttatttttgtgtaattttttttataactaaaatatttttccataGAAAAATCTAAAGTTGGATAAAGTTATTACGAAGTTGAAAACTGAAAACAACAACTTTACAGTTCATCTATGATCAATATCATTAGGACCCAACCCTAAGTGCGGCTTACTGTAATTAATTCTGAAGGCATTTGGCCTCTTCCCCCTCGGTCCCACTACATGAGGATCAAAAGACCGGAATTATGGCTAGGTACGTAGGCTGCTAGCAAATTAGCAATAGACGGCCGCCACGAGGCCTTTATTGTAGATTATATAGGCAATCTATAGTACTACCCCCCTCCTCCACTGTACGTATTATTAGTAATCTTTCATCAAACACCTTCACACACCTTCACATGGCCCAAATGCAGCTAGCAGTAGTACTACGTATACCCGACAGTTGGCATGGTTTCAGAATAAGAGATCACTTATCTCACGGAATCATGCTTTGAGATGCATGTAATAAtgtcaaagcaaaagaaaacatgGAGCTCAATAGATGGATTATGTCCCACCCATATATTGACTTTGTTGTAAAAATATGACCCACACGTACGCGACATGAGTCATGacccataaatattttgattattctcTATAATCTAGtattatattcaaaattctaaGACAAGTTTGTTCCTAAATCAGTCGCTTAATTAGCGTGCGATATTATTTAACTTATTTCCAACTCATGATGAGGTTTGAAAACTGTGATATGGTAAATGCATATTTGTACGGtcttttgaatttatttcaaAGAAAGTGTACGTGTCCAACGTCCATATCCAATCCTACAGCATGGGTAGGCGAAAAGTATGAGTAGCTTTGCTTGGTCCCTACCTCCGTTCAATAATCACATCAGGGCTGGAAAAAGTGAGTGTATAAAGTAAAAGTAATAGCCGTTGAAAGGGGATTGGGGGGCTATAAAAAGGAATGTCCATGGCAGTATTGGGTCCTTACTGATGAGAACAACGTCCCAGTCACTTTGATCTACAAGCTGCTTTCCTCACCAAACGGAGACCCAGGAATCGAATCGGAATTTGGGAATTCAGGGCATTTGGCTGGTTTCGTCTCTCTCACCCtttatcttctctctcttttaaagTGGACAGTGGGGAGAATTTCAAAGgcgaaaggggaaaaaaaatgcaaaaacatagtactattatattagtgtattaaacgttttgggttttgtttatatataaattatgcaGTATAAAATCTAAGAACAGTACTTAGTAGTAAGATTAACAGCTAACATGAGTAGTAGATTATGTCAGATCGAGCCCTAGCTATGTGGGAGATTGAGATATAGAACTGGAAAAAAATTGGAGATAGAACTTGTAGAATACCAAGATGCAAACACACAAGATTATTGTTTGGTTTAGAACTTTTAAATGACATAAGATAACTCTACTTTGATGAATTATGCATAAAATATCCCAAGATCGTTTTATACAAATCTGGTTCTGttttagtactatatatatatatatatatatctcttctttttaacaaatcgTTGCTTTATTGTGTGCTTTTGTGACCTAAAATTAACTGATATAAGTTTCTAAACTCCTCCTGGCTGCAGGTAAGTGATCATCATTTTGCCTAATCAAGAAACTCCAAAAGATCAAGTTTTGATCACCTCAAGAATCCTAGCTTGGAGTTCACTTTAGGGAGACCCGACTGGCACAGCAATGAACACGACTAATTTCAATTAATGGTATGGCCATAAATATTGTTTTAGTATTCCAAGATAAGGAAATAGGGGCAGGAAAGAgcactaatatataatattaatataggtACTACAGTTAGTCATGAGCCACTAAGAAAAATCATGATCTCtctataagtttttttttttttttttttctttttttgggggtGGGGTTTATGATCTTCTTCTGTAACTTGCTTTCAAGTCTGTACATACTTCTTGTGCTAAAAGCTGCTCATGGTTGTGAGGTAATGTGAATCAGTAAATTTCATGAATGAAGGTGCAAAAAGCagacgaaaagaaaagaaaaaagaaggaaggaaTCAGTTATAATGGTGCATTATATGGCTTTTATTCTCTCATCTTTTTCAATGCCCTCCTCTCTATCTCTTCAATCTGTGGGGTCATTTCAAGTGATAAGTATGTGAAATCTTGACTTCTATGGTACCTCTTTTGTTTCTTATGGTCATTAAGAGATTCATGTCTGATTTGAAGTTTCATTTTTGGACCAagaatattagtatatatttataataagatatatatataggtttgaATAGGAGCGAAAAGGGtctttttcttcaacttctgCAAGCTCCTTCGAAACAGCTGCTGcggagatttttattttttctttcctgcTTTTGAGGTCTCTCTCGCCGTCTTTGGGGGTTCGGCACTGCCTTTTCTCTGTGCAAATTGGTGGCGCATTAAAAGCGGGGCTTTTACTGAGCtaatattggttttaaaggGACGCGGAGAGACATTTGTAGCTTGAGATTTTGCCCATTATTTGGACGCAGTTAAGGCTCTTCCCCACCTGCTAAATCTTGGGATGAAGAATACTTGACACTCTGTTTTCTCAACCGTACTGGCCTCCCTCTACTCGTGCGCTCTTTCTCagtctttctctctctaaagcCACTAATTTGTCATTCTGAAAACAAGGAAAAGGTGATATTACTGTCATTTTGTGTGGAAGACAGATCTGCGGTTGCTTCAATGTTTTCGCGAAAGAGACCTCTCGAAGAAGGAAGTTGAAAGTGGTATTGAGTTCgcgttttattttttggttctcTCTTTAGTCTTGTTCGTGAAAAACATGTTACGACTCTGCCCCTTTTGTTTCCAAGCTTcgtaatttgcttctttctttttgtttctgttCTCCTTTCTCCTCCATCTTTTTTTGGACTTTGTGTGGAagcttatgttttttttttccccccttttTTTAAGAGCTCAAGGAATTTTCTGTTAGTCGGATCTGGGGTCTTATTGGCTTTCGTTTTCTGGGACTGCGTTTGATTGTAGATTTTTGTCTCATTAAGTGTCTTTTATATGTTTCAGATCTACCGGGATTTAGACGTTGCCTTTGGAGAAAAACGGAGACAATGTTGCCTCAGAAGCAAGCAGAGGAAGCAATAGTTCCCAACATTAGTGAGACAGAACACGAGGGCAAGGATGAAGAGAAGGTGGAAGAACATTCCGTGTTCAGTGTCAAGAACTTTCTCTGGCATGGTGGTTCTGTCTGGGACACATGGTTCAGCTGCGCTTCCAATCAAGTAAAACCAATTACGAAAACCATAAAGAAACACTGATTTTAGCCTATTCCTTTCAAACGAATTAATAAATTTTGGTTCTCTTCTTTCACAACAGGTTGCGCAAGTGCTATTAACACTTCCTTACTCTTTCTCTCAACTGGGAATACTATCAGGAATCTTGCTTCAGGTATTCTATGGAATAATGAGAAGCTGGACGGCTTATCTGATTAGCGTACTCTATGTAGAGTACAGAAGCCGAAAGGAGAAGGAAAACGTCAGCTTCAAGAACCATGTGATACAGGTTGGTTCTGCTTCTCAGAATCACCAGCATGGTCATAAAATATTCTTCCAACTAATATCActccttttattatatatagatcagATCGATCACCTTTCATGATCATTTTGGTGTTAAAAACTCGATCTCACctcttataaataatttcttctatatatatttatttattttctgacGTCATAAACAATATTTACTTGTTCAttatcatgtacttaatttcaagtgatatatatattcaagtaATTGCTAACAAGTTTTACCTGTTGgggataattattattattatttgtcaataaataaataattaagctaGGGTAGCCAGTACTCATTAATTTTGTTGACTTTAGTAACTGTGAATAAGAATTTCTAATGACCAagtatataacttatatatgaTGACTTTAATTAGGTTAGTGGTTACCATAGAAAGACTAACTTTTGTTGACTTTTATCTCTAccattcatattatatatagttgcttgtaatatatgtttattattaACCAGCTTCTTGTATATGGAGAGGGGGATCGAGATGATCGCTCAGCTACGAAAATTATAGTAAGGAATATCAGAtcaataaatgaagataagaaaataacacatggaatgaaaaaataccatgaaaatggaacttataaaaagcatagctcgatatcacatatcaaaattcttgaataaaatatttttcaaaattaatttgccattcaaagcaaggatccacaaaaaaattataagtagagaccagcaaaaagagatataatatatatatatatatatataaaagcactTAC includes:
- the LOC122291343 gene encoding auxin transporter-like protein 2 — protein: MLPQKQAEEAIVPNISETEHEGKDEEKVEEHSVFSVKNFLWHGGSVWDTWFSCASNQVAQVLLTLPYSFSQLGILSGILLQVFYGIMRSWTAYLISVLYVEYRSRKEKENVSFKNHVIQVGSASQNHQHGHKIFFQLISLLLLYIDQIDHLS